The Maridesulfovibrio frigidus DSM 17176 genome has a segment encoding these proteins:
- a CDS encoding methyltransferase domain-containing protein, giving the protein MHKDKTTTPIILVQAASRAWSGAPDWCMNEIDGRPVVAITIENGLKEFPNADIRIIAPEFDRGGRLDDLPSMFPDNTISVYYGFDASPLGRMIAALEGLEDDTLVLRVDGLHFGWLPKHGASMLESAKQNNLDCMKMPDDFPIQLTSDVYRLSALKKVSAMLSELPDAGIFKIHPKFFMFKNTDNFKSAHYTDYPHVADSWLKTCRKIAEGVYVEGRMLVGKNEGIKAGDQLTFHYELALDFITPQAEILDCACGPGYGARMLAGKATSVIAADLDAETVKNAAAASENPDNLFFQTADATALDFADNSFDAVTSFETVEHVDPVPYFAEMYRVLQPGGFLILSTPQNSLGHIPVNSQHRREFSIDEITELASRYFDIHKIIGIKQGRVIFPDDSKGQNTFMVCQKPE; this is encoded by the coding sequence ATGCATAAGGATAAAACAACCACTCCCATAATCCTAGTACAAGCTGCATCCAGAGCATGGAGCGGAGCACCGGACTGGTGCATGAACGAAATTGACGGCCGCCCGGTTGTAGCCATTACTATTGAGAATGGGTTGAAAGAATTTCCTAATGCGGACATTAGAATAATTGCGCCTGAATTCGATAGGGGCGGACGCTTGGATGATCTTCCGTCTATGTTTCCAGACAATACAATAAGCGTCTACTACGGATTCGATGCCAGTCCATTAGGTCGCATGATCGCGGCTCTTGAAGGTTTGGAGGATGACACTCTGGTTCTTCGTGTAGATGGTCTGCATTTTGGATGGTTACCGAAACACGGTGCCTCCATGCTGGAATCTGCTAAACAAAACAATTTGGACTGCATGAAAATGCCGGACGATTTTCCAATACAGCTCACCTCAGATGTATACAGACTGAGCGCACTGAAAAAAGTATCTGCCATGCTCAGCGAATTACCGGACGCTGGAATTTTCAAGATCCATCCAAAATTTTTCATGTTCAAAAACACTGACAATTTCAAATCAGCTCACTACACAGACTACCCCCATGTTGCAGACTCTTGGCTTAAAACATGCCGTAAAATTGCAGAGGGAGTATACGTTGAAGGTAGAATGCTGGTGGGTAAAAACGAAGGCATCAAAGCTGGCGATCAGCTAACTTTCCACTATGAACTTGCGCTTGATTTTATCACTCCGCAAGCAGAAATACTAGATTGCGCTTGCGGCCCCGGATACGGAGCGCGCATGCTAGCAGGTAAAGCAACTTCTGTTATCGCAGCTGACCTTGACGCAGAAACGGTGAAAAATGCGGCGGCAGCCAGTGAGAATCCTGACAATCTTTTTTTCCAAACAGCCGATGCAACAGCGCTCGATTTTGCAGACAACTCCTTTGATGCGGTCACAAGCTTTGAAACGGTAGAGCACGTTGATCCCGTTCCATATTTCGCGGAAATGTACCGAGTGCTACAGCCCGGAGGATTCCTTATTTTAAGTACACCGCAAAACAGCCTAGGACACATTCCGGTTAACTCTCAGCACCGCAGGGAATTTTCTATAGATGAAATTACGGAGCTTGCTTCCAGATATTTTGACATTCATAAAATTATCGGAATTAAACAGGGACGAGTCATTTTCCCAGACGACTCAAAGGGGCAAAACACTTTTATGGTCTGCCAAAAACCGGAATAA
- a CDS encoding ATP-grasp domain-containing protein, with amino-acid sequence MKKILIMVGAGLETIPTITRAKQMGIYVVATDLNPDAPGFEHADESIIGCVYTPEKTVAALKIWAAKGAKPDGVMCAAVDAPHTVAAVAKEFGLRAVSTETAALATDKLAMKDRFKEVGVPIPWYKEIFSAEELEQILSERKESLVIKPVDSRGARGVLRLTYGSDKMPASEWAFEQAQNESPTKRVMVESYLDGPQISTEGFVVCGKAYTPGFSDRNYEFLDKFAPHIIENGGELPSFLPDDIQAAVKDLSGKAAIALGVDHGVAKGDMVVHNGKPYVIEMAARLSGGYFCSHEIPWNTGVDFVGVAIKLAMGETPAPEEMIPEYQKGVAQRYLFPEHGKVVAIDGVEEAKKIEGLRMVEIRCEIGETIPPTTSHPARAGVVIAVADTRENALIAAQKAVNCIKITTNKI; translated from the coding sequence ATGAAAAAGATTTTAATCATGGTCGGAGCAGGACTTGAAACTATCCCAACCATAACCAGGGCTAAGCAAATGGGTATATACGTGGTAGCCACTGACCTGAACCCAGACGCGCCCGGCTTTGAACATGCAGATGAATCTATCATCGGATGCGTTTATACTCCCGAAAAAACGGTCGCTGCTCTTAAAATATGGGCGGCAAAAGGGGCCAAGCCTGATGGCGTTATGTGCGCGGCTGTTGACGCTCCCCATACAGTTGCGGCTGTCGCAAAAGAGTTTGGATTGCGCGCAGTCAGCACAGAAACTGCAGCCCTTGCCACCGATAAGCTTGCTATGAAAGATCGCTTCAAAGAAGTGGGTGTACCCATTCCTTGGTATAAAGAGATATTCAGCGCCGAAGAATTGGAGCAAATCCTTAGCGAGCGCAAAGAATCCCTTGTGATAAAGCCTGTGGACAGCCGCGGAGCCAGAGGAGTGTTACGGCTAACTTATGGGTCAGATAAAATGCCCGCCTCTGAATGGGCCTTTGAACAAGCGCAAAACGAGTCTCCCACGAAACGCGTCATGGTGGAAAGCTACCTTGATGGCCCACAGATCAGCACCGAAGGTTTTGTGGTATGTGGAAAGGCTTACACGCCCGGATTCTCAGATAGAAACTACGAATTTTTAGATAAGTTTGCGCCCCACATAATCGAAAATGGTGGAGAGCTACCGTCCTTTCTACCGGATGACATCCAAGCAGCGGTGAAAGATCTTTCCGGAAAAGCAGCGATAGCTCTTGGTGTTGATCACGGTGTCGCAAAAGGGGACATGGTCGTTCACAACGGGAAGCCATACGTTATTGAAATGGCGGCTAGACTTTCGGGTGGATATTTTTGCTCGCACGAAATACCGTGGAATACAGGAGTGGATTTTGTAGGAGTAGCAATCAAACTGGCCATGGGAGAAACGCCCGCGCCCGAAGAAATGATTCCTGAGTATCAAAAAGGGGTCGCCCAGCGCTACCTATTCCCAGAGCACGGCAAAGTTGTCGCCATTGACGGAGTAGAAGAAGCCAAAAAGATTGAAGGGCTCCGCATGGTTGAAATAAGATGTGAGATAGGCGAAACCATTCCTCCGACAACCAGCCACCCTGCCCGCGCAGGAGTAGTAATCGCAGTTGCAGATACTCGTGAGAATGCGCTTATAGCCGCCCAAAAAGCCGTCAACTGCATCAAAATAACTACAAACAAAATTTAG
- a CDS encoding glycoside hydrolase, translating to MKHFAIFHLNLMFSSIPVESRPEVIERCYWPLLRLIEDEAFPLGIEASAITLEIIQKLDPAWIDKFSSLLNSKKCEFIGSGYGQVIGPLVPASVNKANLRIGNQVYQEILGLTPVIALVNEQAWSAGLVAHYLEAGYEGVFMDYDNPARFAENWDARLQHFPQRALGVFGESIPIIWSRSMIFQKLQRLVHGDLELPEYLDYIENMGTGDGWLPIYGNDAEIFDFRPGRYKTEAVPSEESEWNRISKAFNALRDRNHNFYLPSQVLNDLDHKHAGRELVLSSAQQPVPVKKQSKYNLTRWAVSGKNDFFINSLCRAIAAILEKADQSIASTEEKWQELCFCWSSDFRTHITQGRFNSMTQRLSKLAESVGASVGGPQFDVQGDNSNHKGRLLSIETPSTTVTLNTAKGLAIHKAGFADHGHIPLFGTKEHGYFNDIDLGADFFSGHLIIEGPGSPKETDLCNIAPKILELDEYTQISCGIEIHQGHLDKAVRIHKDKPQIDILYRFNFTARPQGIIRLGHITLMTDQLRSDGLFYKVANGGKSETFSLKGKTFDHSNNVSFLVSSSQATGMTNSSLVLGGEERSLEITPIMREHAFIAMLTCRQTTPSPFVRVSFSMQEMDETCTNSACGDDQYNFSTGFSIKPNSKTGSV from the coding sequence ATGAAACATTTTGCGATATTTCATCTCAATCTGATGTTCTCCTCCATTCCGGTAGAAAGCAGGCCTGAAGTCATAGAACGTTGCTATTGGCCTTTATTAAGACTCATCGAAGATGAAGCTTTTCCACTTGGGATTGAAGCGTCAGCCATAACTCTTGAAATAATCCAAAAGCTTGATCCGGCATGGATCGACAAATTTAGCAGCCTGCTTAATTCCAAAAAATGTGAATTCATAGGTAGCGGATATGGGCAGGTAATCGGCCCTCTTGTTCCAGCATCTGTGAATAAAGCAAACCTTCGAATCGGCAACCAAGTATATCAAGAAATTTTAGGCCTAACTCCCGTAATTGCGCTCGTGAATGAGCAAGCATGGTCCGCGGGCCTTGTCGCTCATTACCTCGAGGCCGGATACGAAGGCGTATTCATGGATTATGACAATCCTGCCCGCTTTGCAGAAAATTGGGACGCTCGACTTCAACATTTCCCGCAACGGGCGCTAGGAGTTTTCGGGGAATCTATCCCCATTATATGGAGCCGCTCCATGATATTCCAGAAGCTGCAACGCCTCGTACATGGCGACTTGGAATTACCTGAGTACCTAGATTATATAGAGAACATGGGTACAGGCGACGGCTGGCTGCCCATTTATGGTAACGACGCAGAAATATTTGATTTCAGACCGGGGAGATACAAAACCGAAGCGGTACCAAGCGAGGAAAGCGAATGGAATCGTATTTCAAAAGCTTTTAATGCTCTGCGCGATAGGAACCATAATTTTTACTTGCCTTCTCAAGTTTTGAACGACCTTGATCACAAGCATGCAGGAAGAGAACTAGTTTTAAGTTCAGCCCAGCAGCCTGTGCCTGTAAAAAAACAGAGCAAATATAATCTAACCCGCTGGGCGGTAAGCGGAAAGAATGACTTTTTTATAAACTCGCTATGCCGCGCCATTGCCGCCATTTTGGAAAAGGCAGATCAGTCTATCGCCTCTACAGAAGAAAAATGGCAGGAGCTTTGCTTTTGCTGGTCCAGTGATTTCCGAACACATATTACGCAAGGCAGATTTAATAGTATGACTCAAAGGCTGAGCAAACTAGCAGAGTCAGTTGGAGCTTCGGTAGGAGGTCCGCAATTTGATGTTCAAGGTGACAATTCTAACCACAAGGGACGCCTTTTATCCATCGAAACACCATCGACAACAGTTACTTTAAACACGGCAAAAGGGCTGGCTATACACAAAGCCGGCTTTGCTGATCACGGTCATATCCCTTTGTTCGGAACGAAGGAACATGGCTATTTTAATGATATTGATTTGGGCGCGGACTTCTTTTCCGGTCATCTGATAATTGAGGGGCCCGGAAGTCCGAAGGAAACGGATCTTTGCAACATCGCGCCCAAGATATTGGAACTGGACGAATACACACAAATTTCATGCGGCATTGAAATTCATCAGGGACACCTTGATAAGGCCGTTAGAATCCACAAGGACAAGCCGCAGATTGATATACTTTACCGATTCAATTTTACAGCAAGACCACAAGGAATTATCAGGCTTGGACACATTACTTTAATGACCGACCAGTTAAGATCGGATGGACTGTTCTACAAAGTCGCAAATGGAGGGAAAAGCGAGACTTTCTCCTTAAAAGGGAAAACCTTTGACCATAGCAATAATGTATCTTTTTTGGTATCGTCCTCCCAAGCAACGGGAATGACCAATTCATCTTTGGTCCTTGGGGGAGAAGAAAGATCTCTCGAAATTACTCCCATAATGCGAGAACATGCATTTATTGCTATGTTAACATGCCGTCAAACGACGCCTTCTCCATTTGTGCGGGTATCCTTTTCTATGCAGGAAATGGATGAAACGTGCACTAATTCGGCATGTGGCGATGATCAATATAATTTTTCTACCGGATTCAGCATTAAGCCGAATTCAAAAACAGGCAGCGTATAA